One Setaria italica strain Yugu1 chromosome II, Setaria_italica_v2.0, whole genome shotgun sequence DNA segment encodes these proteins:
- the LOC101784404 gene encoding LOW QUALITY PROTEIN: zinc finger CCCH domain-containing protein 50-like (The sequence of the model RefSeq protein was modified relative to this genomic sequence to represent the inferred CDS: inserted 2 bases in 1 codon) — protein MGDLADLACAGDAARSHLAGAGRRDRLAELLELAAADDAAAFREKLAGAGGDGDAAELADGVGLWYGRSKAYEPRTPLMVAATYGSAEVVSLLLGLGCVDVNRRPGVDGATPLHCAASGGSRNAVAIVKLLLAAGADPVTPDSAGRFPADVILAPPASPDALGDLEMLLGRRRGLAVTTSVPSGSSSPPLSSSPDEGNRSPSSRSSSLSPITVDRAKKEYPVDPTLPDIKSSVYASDEFRMFVFKCGPAXQAYSHDWTECPFVHPARRPPSRASSSIDMTAAAALGLLPGSPTRHFVPPPLSPSAANNGGGAAAHWLQGSRLRSSFNARDAQADDLGALLEWESQYLGALSLPQSSRSQPRLSTGLSIHPTAMAPSNLEEMYASDVAMSPRFTNDQAHSVYSPAHKSALLNKFHHQQKGLLSPVNTNRMFSPRGLDPSIIHSPFGGMSPRSPRTMEPTSPLSARVGATVTQPQRDMFDHFSSMNKHQLPSVGSPRNLNASWGNIGTPKSKVDWGVDNEELVRLRHPAQPGAAGEEPDVSWVQSLVNNAELNGKRGEMAGMASRPMSRPDLSSQGDLVDQTMIASWLEQQMHLEPK, from the exons ATGGGCGACCTTGCTGATCTCGCgtgcgccggcgacgccgcgcgctcgcatctcgccggcgccggccggcgggacAGGCTTGCGGAGCTGCtggagctcgcggcggcggacgacgccGCGGCGTTCCGGGAGAAGCtcgcgggggccggcggcgatggggacGCCGCGGAGCTGGCGGACGGCGTGGGGCTGTGGTACGGCCGGAGCAAGGCGTACGAGCCGCGCACGCCGCTGATGGTGGCGGCGACGTACGGCAGCGCCGAGGTGGTGTCGCTGCTGCTCGGCCTGGGATGCGTCGATGTCAACCGGCGCCCGGGCGTCGACGGCGCGACCCCACTGCACTGCGCCGCCTCCGGCGGCTCGCGGAACGCCGTCGCCATCGTCAAGCTGCTTCTCGCTGCCGGCGCCGACCCGGTCACCCCCGACTCCGCCGGCCGCTTCCCTGCCGACGTCATCCTGGCTCCTCCTGCTTCGCCGGATGCCCTGGGCGATCTGGAGATGCTTcttggccgccgccgagggCTGGCTGTCACGACCTCGGTACCATCGGGTTCCTCATCCCCGCCGCTCTCGTCCTCGCCGGATGAGGGCAACAGGTCGCCATCCTCACGGTCGTCTTCGTTGTCCCCGATCACCGTGGACCGTGCCAAGAAGGAGTACCCGGTGGATCCGACGCTGCCGGACATCAAGAGTAGCGTGTATGCCTCCGACGAGTTCCGCATGTTCGTCTTCAAGTGCGGCCCTGC CCAGGCCTACTCGCACGACTGGACCGAATGTCCATTCGTGCACCCGGCGAGACGCCCGCC CTCCCGTGCCTCTTCATCTATTGACatgactgctgctgctgctcttgggCTGCTACCTGGATCTCCTACCAGGCACTTTGTGCCACCCCCTCTGTCGCCATCTGCTGCTAACAatggtggaggagctgctgctcATTGGCTCCAAGGTAGCAGGCTGCGTTCTTCTTTCAATGCAAGGGATGCACAGGCTGATGACCTTGGCGCGCTCCTTGAATGGGAATCACAATACCTTGGAGCGCTCAGCCTCCCACAGAGCAGCCGATCCCAGCCCCGTCTTTCTACTGGTCTGAGCATTCATCCGACAGCAATGGCTCCATCTAACCTCGAGGAGATGTATGCTTCAGACGTGGCAATGTCACCAAGGTTCACCAATGACCAAGCTCACTCAGTTTACTCACCAGCACACAAATCGGCCCTTCTAAACAAGTTTCATCATCAACAAAAGGGTCTCCTGTCACCTGTTAATACCAACAGGATGTTCTCTCCAAGGGGTCTCGATCCGTCAATTATCCATTCTCCATTTGGTGGCATGTCTCCTCGGTCCCCTCGGACCATGGAGCCAACATCTCCCCTAAGTGCCCGTGTTGGAGCTACTGTCACACAGCCACAGCGTGATATGTTTGATCATTTCTCTTCCATGAACAAGCATCAGTTGCCATCTGTTGGTTCGCCACGGAATCTTAATGCTTCATGGGGTAACATTGGTACCCCAAAGAGTAAGGTTGACTGGGGTGTTGATAACGAAGAGCTGGTCCGTTTGAGGCATCCTGCGCAACCTGGAGCTGCAGGAGAGGAACCAGATGTGTCATGGGTGCAGTCACTGGTGAACAATGCTGAGCTGAATGGCAAGAGGGGCGAAATGGCAGGCATGGCCTCTCGACCAATGAGTAGGCCTGACCTGAGCAGTCAGGGTGATTTAGTGGATCAGACGATGATTGCTTCTTGGCTTGAGCAGCAAATGCACTTGGAGCCGAAGTAA
- the LOC101771027 gene encoding HVA22-like protein k translates to MALLAPAISGEVGLRLLLAPLSSNVVIRTASCAVGIGLPVYSTFRAIEKKDEKDKERLLLYWAAYGSFSIAEVFADRLLASVPLYYHVKFAILVWLQFPSNGGSKHVYKRYIRPFFLKHQAKIDRFLNILSKELTKFVSSHEDEIRFVENMAIRGATTANYIVNGLNQPDDSQANNAIEGPNPTATEAAAGLGTET, encoded by the exons ATGGCTCTCCTCGCCCCCGCCATCTCCGGCGAG GTGGGTTTGCGGCTCTTATTGGCGCCACTAAGCTCTAATGTAGTCATCCGTACAGCCAG TTGTGCTGTGGGGATTGGTCTACCTGTTTACTCCACTTTCAGAGCTAttgagaagaaggatgaaaagGATAAAGAGCGGTTGCTCTTGTATTGGGCAG cataTGGATCTTTTAGCATTGCTGAAGTCTTTGCAGATAGGCTTCTTGCAAG TGTTCCTCTGTATTATCATGTGAAGTTTGCTATCCTTGTGTGGCTCCAGTTCCCTTCAAACGGT GGGTCAAAGCATGTATACAAAAGATACATACGCCCATTCTTCCTGAAACATCAAGCAAAAATTGATAGGTTTCTGAACATTCTGTCAAAGGAACTT ACGAAGTTTGTCAGCAGCCATGAAGATGAAATTCGTTTTGTAGAGAACATGGCCATCAGAGGTGCTACAACAG CGAACTACATTGTAAATGGCCTCAACCAACCTGATGATTCACAAGCGAATAATGCAATTGAAGGTCCAAATCCAACTGCAACAGAAGCAGCTGCTGGGCTGGGAACTGAGACTTGA
- the LOC101771417 gene encoding protein TIC 20-I, chloroplastic: MVLCQGLSAGNTQLLAFPGRSSSLKNAQFRVKRNHFSARALRVGMDSIHHGMPTSFPMGNSVKGIPSLSIRHSQHPRSVSCQAFSLASFSYPELTSKPRWWWRTLACVPYLLPLHNMWSYADVIYQLHTYLQGFSLLYTFIDTMTLCPGWLFLVIFMTVYFFVVRRKWSPHFLRFHVILAILLDTGSQAVATMCTWMPSIVYQGKPMQYFWMSIAFMQIFTVLECMRCALCGMYPDVPFISHTAFIHSDLNLFR, from the exons ATGGTTCTGTGTCAGGGCTTATCTGCTGGAAATACTCAGCTGCTAGCTTTTCCTGGTAGATCATCAAGTCTAAAGAACGCCCAGTTTCGCGTTAAGAGGAATCATTTTTCTGCAAGAGCTCTACGAG TTGGTATGGATTCCATCCATCATGGTATGCCTACATCATTTCCAATGGGAAATTCTGTCAAGGGCATTCCATCACTGTCAATAAGGCACAGTCAGCATCCAAGATCCGTTAGTTGTCAAGCATTCTCACTGGCATCATTCAGCTACCCGGAGCTGACTTCCAAACCCAGATGGTGGTGGAGAACTCTTGCTTGTGTGCCATACTTGCTGCCACTCCACAACATGTGGTCTTATGCTGACGTGATCTACCAGCTGCACACTTACTTGCAAGGGTTTTCGCTGCTGTACACCTTCATCGATACTATGACGCTGTGTCCTGGGTGGCTCTTTCTGGTGATATTTATGACGGTGTACTTCTTCGTTGTGAGGCGGAAGTGGTCACCGCACTTTCTGAGGTTCCATGTGATTCTGGCTATCCTCCTGGACACTGGCTCCCAAGCAGTGGCCACCATGTGTACCTGGATGCCAAGCATTGTGTATCAGGGGAAACCAATGCAGTACTTCTGGATGTCTATTGCCTTCATGCAGATCTTCACAGTGCTTGAGTGTATGCGGTGTGCTCTCTGTGGAATGTACCCAGATGTCCCGTTCATATCCCACACTGCCTTCATTCACTCTGATCTGAATCTGTTCAGATAG
- the LOC101771813 gene encoding calcium-dependent protein kinase 20, translated as MGNCCMTPGGAAADGGGGKKPKEPKQKKGKKPNPFSIEYNRSAPPGGAPRLAVLREPTGREIAARYELGGELGRGEFGVTYLCTDRDSGEALACKSISKKKLRTPVDIEDVRREVEIMRHLPKHPNVVTLRDTYEDDNAVHLVMELCEGGELFDRIVARGHYTERAAALVTRTIVEVVQMCHKHGVMHRDLKPENFLFANKKETAALKAIDFGLSVFFTPGERFTEIVGSPYYMAPEVLKRNYGPEVDVWSAGVILYILLCGVPPFWAETEQGVAQAIIRSAIDFKRDPWPRVSDNAKDLVRGMLNPDPKRRLTAQQVLDHPWLQNIKKAPNVNLGETVKARLQQFSVMNKFKKHALRVIAEHLSVEEAADIKDMFEKMDLNKDQMLNFDELKLGLHKFGHQMPDADVQILMEAADADGNGSLDYGEFVTLSVHLRKIGNDEHLHKAFAYFDRNESGYIEIDELRESLADDLGQNHEEVINAIIRDVDTDKDGKISYDEFATMMKAGTDWRKASRQYSRERFTSLSLKLQKDGSLQMTSTR; from the exons atgggCAACTGCTGCATGACGCCGGggggagccgccgccgacggcggcggcggcaagaagccCAAGGAGCCGAAGcagaagaagggcaagaagCCGAACCCCTTCTCGATCGAGTACAACCGCTCGGCTccgccgggcggcgcgccgcggctGGCGGTGCTGCGGGAGCCCACGGGGCGGGAAATCGCGGCGCGGTACGAGCTGGGCGGGGAGCTCGGGCGCGGCGAGTTCGGGGTCACCTACCTCTGCACGGACCGCGACTCCGGGGAGGCGCTGGCCTGCAAGTCCATCTCCAAGAAGAAGCTCCGCACCCCCGTCGACATCGAGGACGTGCGCCGGGAGGTGGAGATCATGCGCCACCTCCCCAAGCACCCCAACGTCGTCACGCTCAGGGACACGTACGAGGACGACAATGCCGTGCACCTCGTCATGGAGCTCTGCGAGGGCGGGGAGCTCTTCGACCGGATCGTGGCTCGGGGGCACTACacggagcgcgccgccgccttggTGACGCGCACCATCGTCGAGGTCGTGCAG ATGTGCCATAAGCATGGAGTGATGCACAGGGATCTCAAACCAGAGAATTTCTTGTTTGCGAACAAGAAAGAAACAGCAGCCCTTAAAGCCATTGATTTTGGCCTGTCTGTATTTTTCACTCCAG GCGAACGGTTCACTGAGATTGTCGGAAGTCCTTATTACATGGCTCCAGAGGTACTAAAGAGAAACTACGGCCCAGAAGTTGATGTTTGGAGTGCAGGAGTGATTCTTTACATTCTTCTTTGCGGCGTCCCTCCATTCTGGGCAG AAACTGAACAGGGTGTTGCTCAAGCAATTATCCGTTCTGCCATTGATTTTAAAAGAGACCCATGGCCAAGGGTCTCAGATAACGCAAAAGATCTTGTTAGGGGAATGCTCAATCCAGATCCAAAACGACGATTAACAGCTCAGCAAGTGCTCG ATCACCCATGGTTACAGAATATTAAGAAGGCTCCAAATGTTAATTTGGGTGAAACTGTTAAGGCCAGACTTCAACAGTTCTCTGTGATGAACAAGTTCAAGAAGCATGCCCTTAGG GTCATAGCTGAGCATCTTTCGGTAGAAGAGGCTGCTGACATAAAGGACATGTTTGAAAAGATGGATCTCAACAAGGATCAAATGCTTAATTTTGATGAACTGAAGCTTGGTCTGCATAAGTTTGGTCACCAAATGCCTGATGCTGATGTCCAAATACTAATGGAAGCT GCGGATGCTGATGGAAATGGATCCTTGGATTATGGAGAATTTGTTACATTATCTGTCCACCTAAGAAAGATTGGCAATGATGAGCATCTGCATAAGGCATTTGCATACTTTGACCGGAACGAGAGTGGGTATATTGAAATCGATGAACTCCGCGAGTCATTAGCTGATGACCTGGGACAAAATCATGAGGAGGTTATCAATGCCATTATCCGTGATGTAGACACTGATAAG GATGGCAAGATAAGCTACGATGAGTTTGCAACGATGATGAAGGCTGGAACGGACTGGAGGAAAGCCTCGAGACAGTATTCGAGAGAGCGGTTCACCAGCCTGAGCCTAAAGCTGCAAAAGGACGGATCATTGCAGATGACAAGTACCCGGTAG
- the LOC101772221 gene encoding polygalacturonase inhibitor 1 yields the protein MASTASSFLVVFLLVAAAATTPARSCAPSDLHALLSVKAALGNPATLSSWSPSSPNCCAWDHLRCDDAGRVNNVFIDGADDVHGQIPSAVGGLSALMSLSLFRLPGLTGTIPPCLTALSNLQFLTISHTNVSGPIPEALARLRSLDSVDLSNNKLCGGIPAAFADLPNLRSLDLRHNQLTGPIPAGLVQGQFRSLILSYNQLSGPIPRDDAQDEINTVDLSHNKLTGDPSHLFVPGRPIGKVDLSWNYLDFDLSKLVFPPELTYLDLSHNRIRGTVPASLERLSTLQKLDLSYNNLCGPLPRGHGVIKHGCKPYAHNECHHGTPLAGCQDLS from the coding sequence ATGGCGTCCACCGCCTCATCCTTCCTCGTTGTCTTCCTgctcgtggcggcggccgcgacgacgccggcgcggTCCTGCGCGCCGAGCGACCTGCACGCGCTGCTGAGCGTGAAGGCGGCGCTGGGCAACCCGGCGACGCTGTCGTCGTGGAGCCCGTCGTCGCCCAACTGCTGCGCGTGGGACCACCTCCGGTGCGACGACGCCGGGCGCGTGAACAACGTCTTCATCGACGGCGCCGACGATGTGCACGGCCAGATCCCGTCCGCGGTGGGCGGGCTGTCGGCGCTCATGTCGCTGTCCCTGTTCCGCCTGCCGGGGCTCACGGGCACCATCCCGCCCTGCCTCACCGCGCTCTCCAACCTGCAGTTCCTCACCATCTCCCACACCAACGTATCGGGCCCCATCCCTGAGGCCCTGGCGCGGCTCCGCAGCCTCGACTCGGTGGACCTCTCCAACAACAAGCTGTGCGGCGGCATCCCGGCGGCGTTCGCCGACCTGCCCAACCTCCGGTCGCTGGACCTCCGGCACAACCAGCTGACGGGCCCCATCCCGGCGGGGCTCGTGCAGGGGCAGTTCCGGTCGCTGATCCTGTCCTACAACCAGCTGAGCGGGCCGATCCCGCGCGACGACGCGCAGGACGAGATCAACACCGTGGACCTCTCCCACAACAAGCTCACCGGCGACCCCTCCCACCTCTTCGTCCCCGGCCGGCCCATCGGCAAGGTGGACCTGTCGTGGAACTACCTCGACTTCGACCTCAGCAAGCTGGTGTTCCCGCCGGAGCTCACGTACCTGGACCTCTCCCACAACCGCATCCGGGGCACCGTGCCGGCGTCGCTGGAGCGCCTCTCCACGCTGCAGAAGCTGGACCTCAGCTACAACAACCTGTGCGGGCCGCTCCCCAGGGGTCACGGCGTGATCAAGCACGGGTGCAAACCGTACGCGCACAACGAGTGCCACCACGGGACCCCGCTCGCCGGGTGCCAGGACCTGTCGTga
- the LOC101772625 gene encoding uncharacterized protein LOC101772625 — protein MQLPVHPLATSAVGGGGFLAVLPRSLRERRGRTCRKVVSFSSSGKGGEESAAPGETPEEARRRLAELDALLEGLVEPKMRPPMPPPPPDLYMDRDMITGRGSTDELPEFSPTYVAFSTLALVILTIFTNVMFNLYIKPSVDGVDQPVRIQRVPLVNPADRQFE, from the exons ATGCAGCTGCCAGTCCACCCGCTCGCCACGAGCGCCGTCGGAGGAGGCGGGTTCTTGGCGGTTCTTCCCCGGTCCTTGCGTGAGCGGAGGGGGAGGACGTGTCGCAAGGTAGTCAGCTTCTCGTCGTCGGGGAAGGGGGGCGAGGagtcggcggcgccgggcgagacgccggaggaggcgcggcggcggttggcggagcTCGACGCGCTGCTGGAGGGGCTGGTCGAGCCCAAGATGCGGCCACCgatgccacctcctcctccag ACCTTTACATGGACCGAGACATGATAACAGGCCGGGGGTCAACTGATGAACTGCCGGAATTCTCTCCAACATATGTGGCATTCTCGACACTGGCACTTGTTATCCTCACGATATTCACCAACGTCATGTTCAATTTGTACATCAAACCTTCTGTCGATGGCGTCGATCAACCCGTAAGAATTCAGAGAGTTCCTCTGGTAAATCCAGCAGATCGGCAATTCGAGTAG